The genomic DNA ACTCGAGCCACCCTTGCGCGCCTTCACGCTGGCCTCGAGCTTCGCCAGCAAGTCGGACACGTCGTCGGTCTCGTCGAGGTTCTCCGGTTCGGGTTCGTCGGTCGTGAACGCTTCGCCGCCTTCCAGCTTGGCCTGCACCAGCTCGTGCAGCTGTTCCTGGTAGTCGTCGCGGAACTGGTCGGGGTGGAAGTCGTCGGTCATCGACTCCACCACCTGGCCCGCCATCTTCAACTCGGCAGGCTTGATCTCGACTTCCTTGTCCAGCACCGGGAAGTCGGGATCGCGGATCTCGTCGGGCCACAGCAGCGTATGGATGACCATCACGTCGCGCTTGCTGAAGTCCTTGACCCGCAACGCCGCAAGCCGCGTCTTGTTGCGCAGCGCGAAGTGCACGATCGCGACCCGGTCGGTCTCCGCGAGTGTCTTCGCGAGCAGGACGTAGGACTTCGATGACTTCGAGTCCGGCTCCAGGAAATAGCTCTTGTCGTACATCAGCGGATCGAGCTGCTCGGCGGGGATGAACTCGACGACCTCGATCTCGCGGCTGCGCTCTTCGGGCAGCGTCGCGATGTCCTCGTCGGTGATGATGACGGTTTGACCGTCGTCGGAGTCGAACGCCTTCGCGATGTCCCGGTACTCGACCACCTCGCCGCAAACCTCGCACGTCCGCTTGTAGCGGATGCGTCCGTTGTCCTTCGCGTGGACCTGGTGGAACTTGATGTCGTGGTCTTCGGTCGCGGTGTAGACCTTGACCGGCACGTTCACCAGCCCGAACGCGATGGATCCCTTCCAGATGGAACGCATGACCCAGTATTGCCCATCGAGCTAGCCCCGAAGCAGAGCGGCGCGATCCGGTGAGTCCGCGCCCGCCCGGCCGACGACGATCGCCGACACCTTCGCCGCCGCCCGGAGGACGCGTTCGAGCGTCGAGGTGTCGATCGCGGCCAGGTCGGCTCGCCGGTCGGCGCCCAGCAGACCCAGCGTCCACAGCTCGTCGATCAGCCCGGTCATGAACGCGTCGCCGGCGCCCACGGTGTCCACGACCTCGACCTTTGGCACCTCGATGCGCACCGTTCCCGCAGCGCACGTGGCGAACGCGCCGCGCT from Mycolicibacterium arabiense includes the following:
- the ku gene encoding non-homologous end joining protein Ku yields the protein MRSIWKGSIAFGLVNVPVKVYTATEDHDIKFHQVHAKDNGRIRYKRTCEVCGEVVEYRDIAKAFDSDDGQTVIITDEDIATLPEERSREIEVVEFIPAEQLDPLMYDKSYFLEPDSKSSKSYVLLAKTLAETDRVAIVHFALRNKTRLAALRVKDFSKRDVMVIHTLLWPDEIRDPDFPVLDKEVEIKPAELKMAGQVVESMTDDFHPDQFRDDYQEQLHELVQAKLEGGEAFTTDEPEPENLDETDDVSDLLAKLEASVKARKGGSSSSSDSDSDDSDEDEKEKPAKKAPAKKAAAKKAPAKKTAAKKAPAKKTAAKKTAAKKS